Genomic segment of uncultured Fretibacterium sp.:
CCGGCCACCCGCGGCATCAGGACGCGCATCAGCTTGCCCATGTCCCGCGCCGAGACGGCCCCGGCCTCCTTCGCCGCCTCGGCGACCAGGGCGTCGATCTCCGCGTCGCCAATCTGGATGGGCAGGTAGACCTCGAGCACCTCAGCCTCCGCAAGCTCCCCATCCGCGCGCTCCGACGCGCCGGCGGCACGGTACTGTTCGGCGGCCTCCCTGCGCTGTTTGATCAAACGCCGGACCAGCACCTGGGCGTCGTCGTCGGTCAGCTCCGAGGCCCGGCCCTTGTCGGCCTGGGCCTTCTGGAACTCGGCCTTGAGCATACGCAGGACGGAGAGCCGCAGCTCCGCCCTCTCCTTCATGGCCGC
This window contains:
- a CDS encoding GatB/YqeY domain-containing protein — protein: MKLTERVAADLVAAMKERAELRLSVLRMLKAEFQKAQADKGRASELTDDDAQVLVRRLIKQRREAAEQYRAAGASERADGELAEAEVLEVYLPIQIGDAEIDALVAEAAKEAGAVSARDMGKLMRVLMPRVAG